Proteins co-encoded in one Odontesthes bonariensis isolate fOdoBon6 chromosome 24, fOdoBon6.hap1, whole genome shotgun sequence genomic window:
- the rnf217 gene encoding E3 ubiquitin-protein ligase RNF217: MGRATSGMEDDGPIADASKMPSFISSFEEGRAKLSRNLPTESSLTDGKVERPVRDLNRRVIRSNSRLSLDGGGRDSEERSGDVEREAEGNNNNNCNGGGKAKRSASAVEILRRNFGDSKSHSFHLNTNSRMQSGAEHETNEGSVNNDVTDLCGAECGECKKSDGETGHPETQNEPTLSELATSGVQGVEYLTVTEQCHHICDSDSNPPSLGEPFSAKEHVYCTVYCIANDRHRTDAEITDRHDDTLTSDATEIDLETGQMGGTSPEPVPYSLDDLVDPFGDISNRLYREQAGEESEMQSCRVCLVEKTIASLPCCRKAVCDECLKIYVTSQLWAGKALIRCPITECSGTLEEGLVISHLANEEVAKYRYFLELSQLDSSTKPCPQCSQFTSLKTHNPNRSEHKYKIQCSSCQFVWCFKCHAPWHNGLKCREYRKGDKLLRNWASVIEHGQRNAQKCPQCKIHIQRTEGCDHMTCAQCNTNFCYRCGERYRHLRFFGDHTSNLSVFGCKYRYLPDKPHLRRLVRGSVCGTKVLIAPVVILLVVVFGALALVIGLVVFPVYYMCKRRKKQQHTQRSGRWI, from the exons ATGGGGAGAGCCACATCGGGGATGGAAGATGACGGACCGATAGCTGACGCCTCTAAGATGCCGAGTTTTATCAGCAGTTTCGAGGAGGGGAGGGCGAAATTGTCCCGCAACCTTCCGACAGAAAGTTCCCTCACGGACGGTAAAGTTGAGCGGCCGGTGAGGGATTTGAACCGACGTGTCATCCGGTCAAACTCCCGGTTATCACTCGACGGAGGCGGCAGAGACTCGGAGGAGAGGAGCGGCGATGTGGAGAGGGAAGCGGagggcaacaacaacaacaactgcaaCGGCGGAGGAAAAGCGAAGAGGAGCGCGAGCGCTGTCGAGATTTTGAGGAGGAATTTCGGGGATTCCAAATCACACTCTTTCCATTTAAACACAAATAGTCGGATGCAGAGCGGAGCCGAACATGAAACCAACGAGGGAAGCGTTAATAACGACGTTACGGACCTATGTGGAGCTGAATGTGGCGAGTGTAAAAAGTCGGACGGAGAAACGGGGCATCCGGAAACACAAAACGAGCCAACCCTGAGCGAGTTAGCGACTTCGGGTGTTCAAGGAGTTGAATATTTAACCGTTACAGAGCAGTGTCATCATATATGTGACAGTGACAGCAATCCACCGAGTTTGGGGGAGCCTTTTAGTGCCAAGGAGCACGTCTACTGCACTGTTTATTGCATCGCCAACGACAGACACCGAACAGACGCTGAAATCACAGACCGCCACGATGACACGCTCACATCTGACGCAACAGAGATTGATCTGGAGACAGGACAGATGGGGGGAACGAGTCCCGAACCGGTGCCGTACTCGTTGGACGACCTGGTGGATCCGTTCGGGGATATCTCCAACCGTTTGTACAGGGAGCAGGCCGGTGAGGAGAGCGAGATGCAAAGTTGCCGGGTGTGCCTGGTGGAGAAAACAATCGCATCCCTGCCCTGCTGCAGGAAGGCCGTGTGTGATGAATGTCTAAAAATCTACGTCACCTCCCAG CTGTGGGCGGGCAAAGCTCTCATTAGATGTCCGATCACAGAGTGTAGTGGCACCCTGGAGGAGGGATTGGTGATCTCCCATTTGGCCAATGAAGAGGTTGCAAAGTACCGTTACTTTTTGGAGCTGAGTCAGTTGGACTCCAGCACAAAGCCCTGCCCCCAGTGCAGCCAGTTCACCTCCCTGAAGACGCACAACCCAAACCGCTCTGAACACAAGTACAAG ATCCAGTgcagcagctgccagtttgtgtGGTGCTTTAAATGCCACGCGCCTTGGCACAATGGACTCAAATGCCGCGAGTACAGGAAAGGGGACAAGCTGTTACGAAACTGGGCGAGTGTCATCGAGCACGGGCAGAGAAATGCCCAGAAATGTCCACAGTGCAAG ATCCATATTCAGCGCACTGAGGGCTGCGATCACATGACCTGCGCGCAGTGCAACACAAACTTCTGTTACCGCTGTGGAGAGCGCTACCGACACCTGAG ATTTTTTGGGGACCATACTTCCAACCTCAGTGTGTTTGGCTGCAAGTATCGCTATCTCCCTGATAAACCTCACCTTAGAAGGCTAGTCAGAGGATCTGTATGTG